The following coding sequences are from one Streptomyces sp. V3I7 window:
- a CDS encoding glycosyltransferase family 2 protein, with amino-acid sequence MNGQAPRPRTGIVVITRNRCGRLLRTLDLLTHLPGQPPIAVVDNGSTDGTAEAVRRTHPRVRLLTPGRNLAAAGRTYGAAALDTPYVAFSDDDSWWEPDSLERAADILDGHPRVGLLSATTLVGDEARQDPLNTALRDSPLGTEPGMPGPSVLGFLACAAVVRREAFLGVGGFHPLLRIGGEEQLLAIDLDAAGWGVVHCPDVVARHQPDGAPRPGRHAVMRRNALLTAWLRRPLRDALSQTACLLVDGVTDAGARHALAGAAWRLPAALKDRRPVPRRVERRIHSVEASP; translated from the coding sequence GTGAACGGACAGGCACCCCGGCCACGCACCGGCATCGTCGTGATCACCCGGAACCGGTGCGGGCGCCTTCTGCGGACCCTGGACCTCCTGACACACCTGCCCGGACAGCCACCGATCGCCGTGGTCGACAACGGATCCACGGACGGCACCGCCGAAGCCGTACGACGGACACATCCCCGGGTACGGCTGCTGACCCCCGGCCGTAACCTGGCGGCGGCGGGCCGGACGTACGGCGCCGCCGCGCTGGACACGCCGTACGTCGCCTTCAGCGACGACGACTCCTGGTGGGAGCCGGACTCCCTGGAGCGCGCCGCGGACATCCTCGACGGCCACCCGCGTGTGGGCCTGCTGTCGGCCACCACGCTGGTGGGCGACGAGGCCCGCCAGGATCCGCTGAACACGGCACTGCGGGATTCGCCCCTCGGCACCGAGCCCGGTATGCCCGGCCCGTCGGTGCTCGGCTTCCTCGCCTGCGCGGCGGTGGTGCGCCGGGAGGCCTTCCTGGGCGTGGGCGGGTTCCATCCGTTGCTGCGGATCGGCGGGGAGGAGCAACTGCTGGCGATCGATCTCGACGCGGCCGGCTGGGGCGTGGTGCACTGCCCCGACGTCGTCGCCCGCCACCAGCCGGACGGGGCGCCCCGGCCCGGCCGCCACGCCGTGATGCGGCGCAACGCCCTGCTCACGGCGTGGCTGCGCCGACCCTTGCGAGACGCCCTCTCCCAGACAGCCTGCCTGCTCGTGGACGGCGTGACGGACGCCGGGGCCCGGCACGCCCTGGCGGGCGCGGCCTGGCGTCTGCCCGCCGCGCTCAAGGACCGCAGACCGGTCCCGCGGCGCGTGGAACGCCGTATCCACTCCGTGGAAGCCTCGCCGTGA
- a CDS encoding SIS domain-containing protein, whose amino-acid sequence MSEPLAPDEAHRHCQSLQDALGRFRRDGIDRITAWAAHLAQVLPSGGRLLAAGNGGSAAQAQHLTAELVGRYRRERRAFSALALHAETSSVTAIGNDYGFEHVYARQVAAHGRPGDVLVLLSTSGRSANLITAAVTGRAAGLRVWAMTGPGPNPLAEAADEALCIDADAAATVQEAHLVAVHLLCESFDTATGAADASGRPHRVAVHRSTP is encoded by the coding sequence ATGAGCGAACCCCTTGCACCCGACGAGGCGCACCGGCACTGTCAGTCGCTGCAGGACGCCCTCGGACGCTTCCGCCGGGACGGAATCGACCGGATCACCGCGTGGGCCGCCCATCTCGCACAGGTACTGCCCTCGGGCGGCCGGCTGCTGGCGGCCGGGAACGGCGGCAGCGCGGCCCAGGCCCAGCATCTGACCGCCGAACTCGTGGGCCGGTACCGGCGCGAGCGGCGCGCCTTCTCCGCCCTCGCGCTGCACGCGGAGACGTCGAGCGTGACCGCCATCGGCAACGACTACGGCTTCGAGCACGTGTACGCCCGGCAGGTGGCCGCCCACGGCCGCCCCGGTGACGTGCTCGTACTGCTGTCGACCTCGGGGCGCAGCGCGAACCTGATCACGGCCGCGGTGACCGGCCGGGCCGCCGGGCTGCGGGTGTGGGCGATGACCGGGCCGGGACCCAACCCGCTCGCGGAGGCGGCCGACGAGGCGTTGTGCATCGACGCCGACGCGGCCGCGACCGTGCAGGAGGCCCATCTGGTCGCCGTTCACCTGCTCTGCGAGAGCTTCGACACGGCGACCGGGGCGGCGGACGCGTCGGGGCGGCCGCACCGGGTCGCGGTTCACCGGAGTACGCCGTGA
- a CDS encoding glycosyltransferase, with amino-acid sequence MTSHDPLSPGVLSVALVSEHASPLAALGGVDAGGQNVHVARLASALADRGHRVTVYTRQDSPELPRRVSLRAGVDVHHVPAGPPTELPKDELLPHMEPFARHLAQQWRVRPPDLVHSHFWMSGLASLRAAREAGLPLLHTYHALGTVKRRHQREADTSPSSRIAWETEVGLGCDRVVATCRDEVRELGRMGIPGDRVSVVPCGVDTGLFTPDGPAAGRGAYRFRLLQLGRLVPRKGTAVSVVALARLPDTELVVVGGPAPDRLDDDPEVRRLRGIAAQAGVLERVRFTGGVPREEVPPLLRSADVVVCPADYEPFGIVPLEAMACGRPVVASAVGGQLDTVTDPGTGRLVPAGDAEALARAVGELLADPARRQACATAGRRRVLSRYGWDRIAAATENVYGAVLSERYAVTGAI; translated from the coding sequence ATGACGTCCCACGATCCGCTGTCCCCCGGGGTGCTGTCGGTCGCGCTCGTCTCGGAGCACGCGAGTCCGCTCGCCGCGCTGGGCGGGGTCGACGCGGGCGGCCAGAACGTCCATGTGGCCCGCCTCGCCTCCGCGCTGGCCGACCGCGGTCACCGGGTCACGGTCTACACCCGTCAGGACTCGCCGGAGCTGCCGCGCCGGGTGTCACTGCGGGCCGGCGTCGACGTCCATCACGTGCCGGCGGGGCCGCCGACGGAGCTCCCCAAGGACGAACTGCTGCCCCATATGGAGCCGTTCGCCCGCCACCTGGCCCAGCAGTGGCGCGTCCGGCCGCCGGACCTGGTGCACTCGCACTTCTGGATGTCGGGGCTCGCCTCGCTGCGGGCGGCGCGTGAGGCGGGGCTGCCGCTGCTGCACACGTACCACGCGCTGGGCACGGTGAAGCGGCGGCACCAACGAGAGGCGGACACGAGCCCGTCGTCCCGGATCGCCTGGGAGACCGAGGTCGGCCTCGGCTGCGACCGGGTCGTCGCCACGTGCCGCGACGAGGTCAGGGAACTGGGGCGGATGGGCATACCGGGCGACCGGGTCAGTGTCGTGCCCTGCGGGGTGGACACCGGCCTGTTCACTCCCGACGGGCCGGCCGCCGGGCGCGGCGCGTACCGGTTCCGGCTGCTTCAGCTGGGGCGGCTGGTGCCGCGCAAGGGGACGGCCGTCTCCGTCGTCGCTCTGGCCCGGCTGCCCGACACGGAACTCGTCGTGGTGGGGGGTCCGGCGCCGGACCGCCTGGACGACGACCCCGAGGTGCGGCGACTGCGCGGCATCGCGGCGCAGGCCGGCGTACTGGAGCGGGTCCGCTTCACCGGCGGCGTGCCGCGCGAAGAGGTGCCGCCGCTGCTGCGCAGCGCCGATGTGGTGGTGTGCCCGGCGGACTACGAGCCGTTCGGCATCGTGCCGCTGGAGGCGATGGCCTGCGGCAGGCCCGTCGTGGCCAGCGCGGTCGGCGGCCAGCTGGACACGGTCACCGATCCCGGCACGGGCAGGCTCGTGCCCGCGGGGGACGCCGAGGCCCTCGCCCGCGCCGTCGGCGAACTGCTCGCGGACCCCGCCCGCCGCCAGGCCTGCGCAACGGCCGGCCGCCGACGGGTCCTGAGCCGGTACGGCTGGGACCGGATCGCGGCGGCCACGGAGAACGTGTACGGCGCTGTGCTCAGCGAGCGCTACGCGGTGACCGGAGCGATCTGA
- a CDS encoding SDR family oxidoreductase — translation MPAYPSYPSGSERTHTPVAIVTGADSGIGRATAVRLAADGMDVGITFHTDERGAAATADEVRGHSRRAAVAALDLTHLPGAAEVIDELAAELGRVDVLVNNAGTGTATPYLELDHATVQRVLDVDLVGPFLCGQRAARHMIAQGDGGRIVNVTSVHEHQPRVGAAPYCAAKGGLGLLTQVMALELAEYGITVNAVAPGEIATPMTGQEDEDVTTVTRRGIPLGRPGDAREVAAVVAFLAGPDASYVTGASWAVDGGMLRMGPMAGSHLGTDSWRRP, via the coding sequence ATGCCTGCGTACCCGAGCTACCCGAGCGGGAGCGAGCGCACCCACACACCCGTCGCCATCGTCACCGGCGCCGATTCGGGCATCGGCCGGGCGACGGCCGTCCGTCTCGCCGCGGACGGGATGGATGTCGGGATCACCTTCCACACCGACGAGCGAGGCGCCGCGGCCACGGCGGACGAGGTGCGCGGTCACAGCCGGCGCGCCGCCGTCGCCGCGCTGGACCTCACCCATCTGCCCGGCGCCGCCGAGGTGATCGACGAACTCGCGGCCGAACTGGGGCGCGTGGACGTCCTGGTGAACAACGCGGGCACCGGCACGGCGACGCCGTACCTGGAGCTGGACCACGCGACGGTCCAGCGGGTGCTGGACGTGGACCTGGTGGGGCCGTTCCTGTGCGGGCAGCGGGCGGCGCGGCACATGATCGCGCAGGGGGACGGCGGCCGGATCGTCAACGTCACCTCGGTCCACGAGCACCAGCCACGTGTCGGGGCGGCGCCCTACTGCGCGGCCAAGGGCGGGCTCGGTCTGCTCACGCAGGTGATGGCACTGGAACTCGCCGAGTACGGCATCACGGTCAACGCCGTGGCGCCGGGTGAGATCGCCACGCCCATGACCGGTCAGGAGGACGAGGACGTCACGACCGTGACGCGCCGCGGCATTCCGCTGGGACGCCCCGGTGACGCCCGGGAGGTCGCCGCGGTCGTCGCGTTCCTCGCGGGACCGGACGCCTCCTACGTCACGGGGGCGTCGTGGGCGGTGGACGGCGGGATGCTGCGCATGGGCCCCATGGCGGGCTCCCACCTCGGCACCGACTCCTGGCGTCGACCCTGA
- a CDS encoding MFS transporter, with the protein MRWWSVANLVSNTGTWMQLTVQNLLVLQITGSAAATGLSMSVQAAPGLLMGLAGGAFVDRWPRKLTAAVSQALLGVVAFVTAALVVTHHLDLPVLMALAAVTGLIATVDGPACALLGNDLVRTEDVPSAIGVGSLVHNAGRLAGAALAGATVGFLGTAAAYAANGLSFLFVAAVIPFLRPVRRPDAERGARAERTAGTSGTSREDQDQNMSARQGLRFFLRRPRLVALAGVTAISAVFGRNYGLTLAVLVTGPLAGGAGAFGTVSTVLAAGGIVGAVLGARLRKPSVRLVGLLAAAGALLQIAAGLSPSLAVLLVLVLPMAVVESVSDTAGTTVLQTDPPAHLRGRVLGVWNTIRTLWGLAGPPALGLLMELAGARGALVVGGILIAAAVGAGHLLRGRTPAVPVTLGTGDAAAAGRPELTTAA; encoded by the coding sequence ATGCGGTGGTGGTCCGTCGCGAACCTCGTCTCCAACACCGGCACCTGGATGCAGCTGACGGTCCAGAACCTGCTCGTGCTCCAGATCACGGGCTCCGCGGCGGCCACGGGCCTGTCCATGTCCGTCCAGGCGGCGCCCGGACTGCTGATGGGCCTGGCCGGTGGCGCCTTCGTCGACCGGTGGCCGCGGAAGCTGACCGCCGCCGTCAGCCAGGCCCTGCTCGGTGTCGTCGCCTTCGTCACGGCCGCTCTCGTCGTCACTCACCACCTCGACCTCCCCGTGCTGATGGCCCTGGCGGCGGTCACCGGCCTCATCGCCACCGTCGACGGACCGGCCTGCGCACTGCTCGGCAACGACCTCGTCCGGACCGAGGACGTGCCCTCCGCCATCGGCGTGGGATCGCTCGTCCACAATGCCGGGCGGCTCGCCGGGGCGGCGCTGGCCGGAGCGACCGTCGGATTCCTCGGGACGGCCGCGGCGTACGCGGCGAACGGGCTGTCCTTCCTCTTCGTCGCCGCGGTGATCCCCTTCCTGCGTCCCGTGCGCCGTCCGGATGCCGAGCGGGGTGCGCGAGCGGAGAGGACCGCCGGTACTTCCGGTACTTCGCGGGAGGACCAGGACCAGAACATGAGCGCCCGTCAGGGCCTGAGGTTCTTCCTGCGTCGGCCGCGGCTGGTCGCGCTCGCCGGCGTCACGGCGATCAGTGCCGTCTTCGGCCGCAATTACGGGCTCACTCTGGCCGTCCTGGTCACCGGCCCCCTGGCCGGCGGCGCCGGTGCGTTCGGCACGGTCTCCACCGTGCTCGCCGCCGGAGGCATCGTCGGCGCGGTGCTCGGCGCCCGGCTGCGCAAGCCGTCGGTCCGGCTCGTGGGGCTGCTCGCGGCGGCCGGTGCCCTCCTGCAGATCGCGGCCGGGCTGTCGCCGTCGCTCGCCGTGCTGCTGGTGCTCGTCCTGCCCATGGCCGTGGTCGAGTCGGTCTCGGACACGGCCGGTACGACCGTGCTCCAGACCGATCCGCCCGCGCACCTGCGGGGCCGCGTCCTCGGCGTCTGGAACACCATCCGCACCCTCTGGGGGCTCGCCGGACCGCCGGCGCTCGGCCTGCTCATGGAACTGGCCGGGGCCCGAGGCGCCCTGGTCGTCGGCGGCATACTCATCGCCGCTGCCGTCGGTGCGGGACACCTCCTGCGCGGCCGCACGCCCGCGGTGCCTGTCACGCTGGGCACCGGTGACGCCGCCGCGGCCGGGCGGCCCGAACTCACGACCGCCGCCTGA
- a CDS encoding glycosyltransferase family 9 protein: MTPAPGPEPRPRALVLRALGLGDLLTAVPALRALRHRLPAHEIVLAAPERLTGPAKATGLVDRLLPATAPGRAVPGSLAWQGPGPDLAVDLHGNGPASHLLLRRLRPRRLLAYRHPGTPEIAGPRWREDEHERHRWCRLLRWYGIPADPGDLLLPRPAEASPAPGAAVVHPGADAAARRWPAHRFAAVARELRRSGLDVVVTAGADEGRLARRVAEDAGLAPTAVLGGRDDVPFGRLAALVAGARCVVVGDTGLAHLATALGAPSVVLFGPVSPRLWGPPEHARHRALWHPAGDDSPRPGDAHGDEPDERLLRITVGEVVEAVRALPEPHGESKAGGPPTVVTGTGGLP; encoded by the coding sequence ATGACCCCCGCCCCCGGACCCGAACCGCGCCCCCGCGCACTCGTACTGCGAGCCCTCGGCCTCGGCGACCTGCTGACAGCGGTACCCGCCCTACGCGCGCTCCGGCACCGGCTACCCGCACACGAGATCGTGCTCGCCGCACCCGAACGGCTGACCGGACCGGCCAAGGCCACCGGCCTGGTGGACCGACTGCTTCCCGCGACGGCGCCGGGGCGGGCCGTTCCCGGCTCGCTCGCGTGGCAGGGGCCGGGGCCGGACCTCGCCGTGGACCTGCACGGCAACGGGCCGGCGAGTCATCTCCTGCTCCGGCGCCTGCGGCCACGGCGCCTGCTGGCCTACCGGCATCCGGGGACGCCCGAGATCGCCGGGCCCCGGTGGCGGGAGGACGAACACGAGCGGCACCGCTGGTGCCGGCTTCTGCGGTGGTACGGCATCCCCGCGGACCCCGGCGATCTGCTGCTCCCGCGTCCGGCGGAGGCCTCGCCCGCCCCCGGCGCGGCCGTCGTGCACCCCGGAGCGGACGCCGCCGCCCGCCGCTGGCCCGCGCACCGGTTCGCGGCCGTGGCGCGGGAGTTGCGCCGCTCCGGCCTCGACGTGGTGGTGACGGCGGGCGCGGACGAGGGGCGACTGGCGCGCCGGGTCGCCGAGGACGCCGGACTGGCGCCCACGGCGGTGCTGGGCGGGCGGGACGACGTTCCGTTCGGCCGGCTCGCCGCGCTCGTGGCCGGTGCCCGGTGCGTCGTGGTGGGCGACACGGGCCTCGCCCACCTGGCGACGGCCCTCGGCGCCCCGTCCGTCGTCCTCTTCGGTCCGGTCTCCCCGCGCCTGTGGGGGCCCCCGGAACACGCGCGCCATCGGGCGCTGTGGCATCCCGCGGGCGACGACTCGCCCCGCCCGGGCGACGCCCACGGCGACGAGCCGGACGAACGGCTGCTGCGGATCACCGTCGGGGAGGTCGTCGAGGCGGTCCGTGCCCTCCCCGAGCCCCATGGTGAGTCGAAGGCAGGGGGCCCGCCGACGGTGGTCACGGGAACGGGTGGGCTCCCGTGA
- the rfaE2 gene encoding D-glycero-beta-D-manno-heptose 1-phosphate adenylyltransferase, translated as MTAGGAVVVVGDVLLDEDIDGVASRLAPDAPAPVVDVTGDRCRPGGAGLAAALAARCGREVVLVTALGDDPASDAVRRALRGRVRLVELPLSGTLPVKTRVLASGRPLVRIDRGGGTPGEPDGAVPDALAQAHAVLVADYGRHTARAVREHLAAVARRTPLVWDPHPRGGAPVPGVRMVTPNAAEARALVAGDGDSLRAHARRGTELAERWQAATVAVTLGERGVLLARPGGTTPMLVPVPYRAEGDPCGAGDCFAAAATAALADGALPEEAVQRAVAEAAAFVAAGGAGNPALWDAPVTPRSVPAPQKDPFALAEEVRARGGTVVATGGCFDILHAGHVGLLESARRTGDCLIVCVNSDASLARRKGPGRPLNHLADRIRVLAALGSVDAVAVFEEDTPVELLGRLRPDVWVKGGDYSVEELPEAEALRSWGGQAVLLPYLDGRSTTLLARRAARAAAAPEGTGP; from the coding sequence GTGACCGCGGGCGGGGCGGTGGTGGTGGTCGGGGACGTCCTGCTGGACGAGGACATCGACGGCGTCGCCAGCCGGCTGGCGCCGGACGCCCCGGCCCCGGTCGTCGACGTCACCGGGGACCGCTGCCGGCCCGGTGGCGCCGGTCTGGCCGCGGCCCTGGCGGCCCGGTGCGGGCGGGAGGTGGTCCTCGTGACCGCGCTCGGCGACGACCCGGCCAGCGATGCCGTACGCCGCGCGCTGCGGGGCCGGGTCCGGCTCGTGGAGCTGCCGCTGTCGGGCACGCTGCCCGTCAAGACCCGTGTGCTGGCGAGCGGCAGGCCGCTGGTGCGCATCGACCGCGGCGGGGGCACGCCCGGTGAACCGGACGGTGCGGTGCCCGACGCGCTGGCGCAGGCCCACGCCGTCCTCGTCGCCGACTACGGCCGCCATACGGCCCGTGCCGTGCGGGAGCATCTCGCGGCCGTGGCGCGGCGGACCCCCTTGGTGTGGGACCCCCATCCGCGGGGCGGCGCGCCCGTCCCGGGAGTCCGCATGGTCACCCCGAACGCGGCAGAAGCCCGTGCGCTGGTCGCCGGGGACGGGGACTCGTTGCGGGCGCACGCCCGGCGCGGCACGGAACTCGCCGAGCGCTGGCAGGCCGCGACGGTGGCGGTGACGCTCGGCGAGCGGGGGGTGCTGCTCGCGCGGCCGGGCGGAACGACGCCGATGCTGGTGCCGGTCCCGTACCGGGCCGAGGGCGATCCGTGCGGTGCCGGGGACTGCTTCGCGGCGGCCGCGACGGCCGCTCTGGCCGACGGTGCCCTGCCGGAGGAGGCCGTACAGCGGGCGGTCGCCGAGGCGGCGGCGTTCGTGGCGGCGGGCGGGGCGGGCAATCCGGCCCTGTGGGACGCGCCGGTAACGCCGCGTTCCGTGCCCGCACCGCAGAAGGACCCGTTCGCGCTCGCGGAGGAGGTGCGGGCGCGTGGCGGGACCGTCGTCGCGACGGGCGGCTGCTTCGACATCCTGCACGCGGGGCACGTCGGTCTGCTGGAGAGCGCCCGGCGCACGGGCGACTGCCTCATCGTGTGCGTCAACTCCGACGCGTCGCTGGCCCGCCGCAAGGGGCCGGGGCGCCCGCTGAACCATCTGGCCGACCGGATCCGGGTGCTGGCCGCTCTCGGCAGTGTCGACGCGGTCGCGGTGTTCGAGGAGGACACGCCGGTGGAGCTCCTGGGCCGGCTGAGGCCCGACGTGTGGGTCAAGGGCGGCGACTACTCGGTGGAGGAGCTGCCCGAGGCGGAGGCACTGCGCTCGTGGGGCGGCCAGGCCGTCCTGCTGCCCTATCTCGACGGCCGCTCCACCACGCTGCTCGCACGCCGGGCTGCCCGAGCGGCGGCGGCCCCCGAAGGAACCGGACCATGA
- a CDS encoding SDR family oxidoreductase, producing MDGSVRVDLRGRQALVTGGARGLGAALCRRLAGAGASVLVADVRKELARELCDELAGSGGDARFVELDVRDPHMVAEVFRDLDAEGRPVDVLVNNAAVDVSKPIEHLSADEVTRVVTTNLLGPMYLCLEGYRRMVARGGGHIVNILSTAANRTWTEAGAYAAGKSGLRAFTHTLFQEAQRDCPGIGVTGVIAGGMETPFILERFPDADVSLLQSPDVVADTVLYALSVPVGSAVSELVVVPRKEPSWP from the coding sequence ATGGACGGCTCGGTGCGCGTGGACCTCCGCGGTCGGCAGGCCCTGGTGACCGGTGGCGCACGCGGGCTGGGCGCCGCCCTCTGCCGGCGCCTGGCGGGCGCGGGTGCCTCGGTGCTCGTGGCCGATGTGCGCAAGGAACTGGCACGGGAGCTGTGCGACGAACTGGCCGGCTCGGGCGGCGACGCCCGCTTCGTGGAGCTGGACGTCCGCGATCCGCACATGGTCGCGGAGGTCTTCCGCGACCTCGACGCGGAAGGGCGGCCGGTGGACGTCCTGGTCAACAACGCCGCCGTGGACGTCTCCAAGCCGATCGAGCACCTGAGCGCCGACGAGGTGACGCGGGTGGTGACGACGAACCTGCTCGGGCCGATGTACCTCTGTCTGGAGGGCTACCGCCGCATGGTGGCCCGGGGCGGCGGTCACATCGTCAACATCCTCTCCACCGCGGCCAATCGCACCTGGACCGAGGCCGGTGCCTACGCGGCGGGCAAGTCGGGGCTGCGGGCCTTCACCCACACCCTGTTCCAGGAGGCCCAGCGCGACTGCCCCGGCATCGGCGTCACGGGCGTCATCGCCGGCGGCATGGAGACCCCGTTCATCCTGGAGCGCTTCCCGGACGCCGACGTGTCCCTGCTCCAGAGCCCGGACGTCGTGGCCGACACCGTCCTCTACGCACTGTCGGTCCCGGTCGGCAGCGCCGTCTCGGAACTGGTCGTCGTGCCGCGCAAGGAACCGTCCTGGCCCTGA